A single genomic interval of Pseudorasbora parva isolate DD20220531a chromosome 21, ASM2467924v1, whole genome shotgun sequence harbors:
- the LOC137056067 gene encoding transient receptor potential cation channel subfamily M member 4-like: MNEKDIEQGGLAGMPKTDQSWIPDFFKKRVCTTFVEDTSNSDGVCQCGSTRDTHPSVALGDYFSTAIVSHWDSAKHSSELPTDAFGELEFAGTGKRHSYFLRLSSTTEPARVFSIMREHWKLAQPNLVVSVVGGGRSLEIKTWVREVLRQGLVKAAQSTGAWIITGGLKEGISRCVGEAVRDYATATSAVTLNKVVLIGISPWGLVKDTNQLVNSEGSFPAKYLVKNAAWESNYLDNSYKAFLLVDDGTVGRKGGEIGFRARLEDYISRQRTGSASIDIPVLNMLISGDASLLELLDIALKNSMPWLVLAGSGGLANLVCDVMENIQCAPMLSTGAAEKEEGSPNMELRERLAEKVKQYFPLEQEIDKLVDKVLSIYQNKDLICIYNGEQEGADDFDTVMLKALVQASKRHITADCNPYTDELKLAVTWNRVDIAKSELFNGNIDWKYNDLKDSMTDALMNDKPQFVRLFIDHGLNILSYLTYGKLEDLYNSISENSHAGKLLHNMLNERMHESCNDQKASGISLYEVSQLVEDLLGEVCRPFYKSVIGVDANSTKRKALKKASQILQGECYYRKNLCRHPWLCLFIWAVLQNRSEMAIFCWEMCGESVLTALGGCKLLRELSKQKIESEAKLSMKELAQKFENMAHDVFSMCYQTKASDSYKLLIRKSILWGDATCLKMAMAADARIFFSHDGVQSLLSQIWWGEMERGTELWKLVLTMICPPLCYTNLIKFRSKDHSEVESSVMVTPHSAIDCQETVFSFTDIKQHEADQDDSNNIRRSRKGTPFGRFNPKELFLLSRWRQYWYAPVSSFIGNVLMYFLFLFLYAYVLLVDFKPPPPDGPAVSECVLYFWVFTIVCEEIREAFIAGSKTFGQSLMLYAQDVWNKFDILAISLFIAGLCCRMFSWSYNMGRGILCIDYMVFTLRLIHIFAVHRQLGPKIIILVKMIKDAFFFLFFLAVWLSAYGVANQALLYAYDPSPDRAFRRVLYRPYLHIFGQIPVEEIDTGKNWDRECTDNLTLINEGKEPCRDNSHNWLVVILLVIFLLVTNILLVNLLIATFSYTFSKVQERSDTYWKFQRYNLIVEYHSRPNLAPPFIILSHINLFIKRKLRKVPSTKIQHFALELKGREANKLVKWETLQKENFLAFESKKQKGTDSERLKRMSAKVDGVLKQVGEVRDVHRRLRTLESEMEFCTSSLQWIMEALSQGSTAKGTKAHPTRKVVVSAPLEK; the protein is encoded by the exons ATGAACGAAAAGGACATTGAACAAGGTGGATTGGCCGGGATGCCGAAAACAGATCAG AGCTGGATTCCAGATTTCTTTAAAAAGAGAGTGTGCACAACATTTGTGGAGGACACTTCCAA CAGTgatggtgtgtgtcagtgtgggTCCACGCGGGACACGCACCCCTCAGTGGCCCTGGGCGATTACTTCAGCACAGCCATCGTCAGTCACTGGGACAGCGCAAAGCACTCCTCTGAACTGCCCACAGATGCCTTTGGAGAGCTGGAGTTTGCTGGGACCGGCAAGAGACACAGCTAT TTTCTGCGTCTCTCCAGCACAACAGAACCTGCCAGGGTCTTCAGTATCATGAGGGAACACTGGAAACTGGCACAGCCCAACCTGGTGGTGTCAGTGGTCGGTGGTGGGAGAAGTTTGGAGATCAAGACCTGGGTGCGAGAGGTGCTGAGGCAGGGGCTGGTTAAAGCTGCACAGAGTACAG GTGCATGGATCATAACCGGAGGGTTGAAGGAAGGCATTAGCAGGTGTGTAGGAGAAGCGGTGAGAGATTATGCCACCGCAACATCTGCTGTCACTCTCAATAAAGTGGTTCTTATTGGCATCAGTCCCTGGGGCCTGGTAAAAGATACCAACCAACTTGTCAACTCTGAG ggaaGTTTTCCCGCAAAGTATTTAGTCAAAAACGCAGCGTGGGAATCTAACTATCTGGATAATAGTTACAAGGCTTTCCTTCTGGTGGATGATGGGACCGTAGGGCGTAAAGGTGGTGAGATCGGCTTCAGAGCCCGTCTGGAGGATTACATTTCACGTCAGCGCACAG GCAGTGCAAGCATTGACATTCCTGTTCTGAATATGCTGATATCTGGAGATGCTTCCTTGCTGGAG CTATTAGATATCGCTCTGAAGAATTCAATGCCCTGGTTGGTCCTGGCTGGTTCGGGGGGGCTAGCCAATCTTGTGTGCGACGTTATGGAGAACATTCAATGTGCACCGATGCTCTCAACTGGAGCAGCAGAGAAGGAGGAAGGGTCTCCAAACATGGAGCTTAGAGAACGATTAGCGGAGAAAGTAAAACAATACTTCCCTTTAGAGCAGGAGATAGACAAACTTGTTGACAAG GTTTTAAGCATCTACCAAAACAAAGACCTCATCTGCATTTATAACGGGGAACAGGAAGGAGCGGATGATTTTGACACCGTGATGCTTAAAGCGCTTGTTCAAG CGAGTAAGAGACACATTACAGCCGATTGTAATCCCTATACTGATGAGTTGAAGCTGGCTGTAACATGGAACAGAGTGGACATTGCCAAGAGTGAACTCTTCAATGGAAACATCGACTGGAAG TACAATGATCTGAAAGACTCCATGACTGACGCGCTGATGAACGATAAACCCCAGTTTGTGCGTCTCTTCATTGACCATGGCCTGAACATTTTGAGCTATCTGACTTACGGAAAACTGGAAGATCTTTACAACTCCATCTCTGAAAACTCCCACGCTGGCAAACTGCTGCATAATATGCTGAATGAGCGCATGCATGAGTCCTGCAATGATCAGAAAGCAAGTGGCATTAGCCTTTATGAG GTGTCCCAACTGGTGGAGGATCTGTTAGGAGAGGTATGCCGGCCCTTCTACAAGTCCGTAATTGGTGTGGATGCAAATTCTACCAAAAGAAAAGCTTTAAAG AAAGCAAGCCAGATCCTGCAGGGGGAGTGTTACTATCGGAAGAACTTATGTAGGCACCCGTGGTTATGTCTCTTCATCTGGGCAGTGCTGCAGAACCGCAGCGAGATGGCCATCTTCTGCTGGGAAATG TGCGGCGAGTCGGTTCTGACGGCTCTAGGAGGATGTAAACTGTTGAGGGAACTGTCCAAACAGAAGATTGAGTCAGAGGCCAAGCTGTCCATGAAGGAGTTGGCCCAGAAGTTTGAGAATATGGCTCACG ATGTGTTTAGCATGTGCTACCAAACCAAAGCAAGTGATTCCTATAAGCTACTGATTCGCAAGTCTATATTGTGGGGTGATGCCACCTGTCTGAAGATGGCCATGGCCGCTGACGCACGTATTTTCTTCAGCCACGATGGAGTACAG tcGCTGCTGTCTCAGATCTGGTGGGGTGAGATGGAAAGAGGCACTGAGCTCTGGAAACTTGTACTGACAATGATCTGTCCTCCTCTCTGCTACACCAACCTCATCAAATTCAG GAGCAAGGATCACTCAGAAGTGGAGAGTTCAGTGATGGTAACTCCACATTCAGCAATAGACTGTCAAGAAACTGTCTTCTCCTTCACTGACATCAAACAACA TGAAGCTGACCAAGACGATTCAAATAATATCAGACGATCAAGAAAAG GGACACCATTTGGCAGATTCAACCCTAAGGAGCTCTTTTTGCTTTCCCGCTGGAGGCAGTACTGGTACGCTCCCGTCTCTTCATTTATCGGAAACGTTCTGATGTACTTCCTGTTCCTGTTTCTGTACGCCTACGTACTATTGGTCGACTTCAAGCCACCTCCCCCTGATGGCCCTGCCGTTTCCGAGTGTGTGCTGTATTTCTGGGTTTTCACTATCGTGTGTGAGGAGATTCGAGAG GCATTCATTGCAGGCAGTAAGACATTTGGTCAGAGTCTGATGCTGTATGCTCAGGATGTGTGGAATAAGTTCGATATTCTTGCCATCTCCCTCTTCATAGCTGGTTTGTGCTGCAG GATGTTCAGTTGGTCGTACAACATGGGACGTGGTATACTGTGTATTGACTACATGGTCTTCACACTCCGACTCATTCACATTTTCGCAGTACACAGACAGCTGGGTcccaaaataatcatacttgtAAAAATG ATAAAGGATGCattcttcttcttattcttTCTGGCGGTGTGGCTGAGCGCGTACGGAGTGGCCAATCAGGCTCTACTGTACGCATACGATCCAAGTCCTGATAGAGCGTTTCGTCGAGTATTATACAGACCATATTTGCACATATTTGGACAGATTCCTGTGGAAGAAATAGACA CTGGCAAGAATTGGGATAGAGAGTGCACAGATAATCTGACATTGATTAATGAAGGGAAAGAGCCGTGTAGAGACAACAGCCACAACTGGCTCGTGGTCATCCTGCTGGTCATCTTCCTACTGGTCACCAACATCCTACTTGTAAACCTGCTCATCGCCACATTCAG CTATACCTTCTCTAAGGTTCAGGAGCGCAGTGACACGTACTGGAAGTTCCAGCGGTATAATCTGATAGTGGAGTATCATTCTCGTCCAAATCTCGCTCCACCCTTCATCATCCTATCCCACATCAACCTCTTTATCAAACGAAAATTACGCAAAGTCCCATCCACCAAAATCCAACATTTTG CCCTTGAGTTAAAGGGTAGAGAGGCTAACAAGCTGGTGAAATGGGAGACCTTGCAGAAGGAGAACTTCCTGGCTTTCgagagcaaaaaacaaaaaggaaCCGACTCTGAGAGGCTGAAACGCATGTCTGCTAA GGTGGATGGTGTCCTCAAGCAGGTTGGCGAGGTCAGAGATGTTCACCGCAGACTGCGAACACTAGAATCAGAG ATGGAGTTCTGTACATCTTCTCTTCAGTGGATTATGGAGGCTCTGTCTCAAGGCAGTACAGCGAAGGGCACTAAAGCACACCCTACACGCAAAG TTGTTGTTTCAGCCCCCCTTGAGAAATGA